CAACAATCCGCGTGTCAACTCGTCACGCGGTCAGTCGATCCCGTCACACGGCGGGCACGGCAGTCATGGCCCAGGCCGCTCCGCCACACCTGAGCAGCGCGGCGCTAAAAGGTCCTAACCTGTGCTCAGGCGCGGCGGGCACGGGAACTGCCCCGGATCACCAGGCGCACCGGCACCGTCACGTGCGCGCGCTCCAGGGGGCGGGGATGCAGCAGCAGACGCACCGCCTCGCGGCCCAGGCCCTCCTTGTCGACTGCGATGGTCGTCAGGTCCGGCTGGCTGTACCGCGCGGCGGTGATGTCATCGAAGCCCACCACGGCGAGGTCCTCCGGCACGCGCAGGCCCTGCCGGGCACACTCCTGGAGCGCCGCCAGCGCGGTGCGGTCGTTGTAGGCGAAGATCGCGTCCGGCTGCGGCGACAGGTCCAGGACCTGCGCCACGGCCGCCTGGTTGCCCTCGTCGGTATCCACGGTCCGGCGCACCAGCAGGCGCGGTTCTGGCGTGCGGCCGGCGTCGAGCAGGGCGTGGTGGTAGCCCTCAACGCGCTGCCGGATCGAGTAGTGCTCGTCGGGGCCGGTGATCATGGCGATCCGCTGGCGTCCCATGGCGATGAGGTGCTGCGTCGCCTGGTATGCACCGGACACGTTGTCGATGTTCACCGACGGCAGGCCCGCCGCGTCGTGGTCGACCAGCACCACCGGCTTGCCGGCGCGCACGATCTCCGCGAGGGTCGCGTGTTCCCAGTACCCGGCGCACACCAGGCCGTCGACCTCCAGCAGGGCGATCAGTTCCTTGACCTCCTGCGGCGAACCCACCGACGAGTACGTGAACGCGATCCCGGAGTTGCGGCACGCGACCTCGACGCCGTGCAGCA
This is a stretch of genomic DNA from Deinococcus metalli. It encodes these proteins:
- a CDS encoding LacI family DNA-binding transcriptional regulator translates to MSKADSSVPSSPTIRDIAARAGVSTGTVSRALKGQAGLTRETREHVLAVAAALGYNHTKLRPVKARRLGFLLHESHSNLASNPFYFPVLHGVEVACRNSGIAFTYSSVGSPQEVKELIALLEVDGLVCAGYWEHATLAEIVRAGKPVVLVDHDAAGLPSVNIDNVSGAYQATQHLIAMGRQRIAMITGPDEHYSIRQRVEGYHHALLDAGRTPEPRLLVRRTVDTDEGNQAAVAQVLDLSPQPDAIFAYNDRTALAALQECARQGLRVPEDLAVVGFDDITAARYSQPDLTTIAVDKEGLGREAVRLLLHPRPLERAHVTVPVRLVIRGSSRARRA